Genomic DNA from Lactococcus garvieae:
ATTTTGGAGCATCTGTCGATTTAGCTGTCCGGGCCCTTACCACAGTGACGGATACAGTTTCAATTGATGAAGTGCCAACCGTACACAAAGGTAACAAGCTTTACCATACTATTGGACTGGGTGCTATGGGGCTACATACAGCTTTAGCTATAAACCACATTACCTATGGTTCACCAGAATCATTAGAATTTACCGATGCTTACTTTTTAGCTCTGAACTATTATTCTTTAAAGGCAAGTAATAATATTGCTAAAGAGAAAAATGAGAAGTTCTTCGAGTTTGAAGAATCTAAGTATGCGGATGGCAGCTATTTTGACCCTTATATAGAAAAAGAATTTGAATTTTCGTCAACTAAGGTAGCAGATATTTTTCGTGAGATTAGCATGCCTACCGTAGAAGATTGGAAAAAGTTAAAGGAAGACATTTTGAAATATGGCCTTTATCACCGTAATCGCTTAGCAGTGGCTCCTAATGGTTCTATATCCTACATCAATGAAACAAGTGCCTCACTTCATCCCATTACTCAACTTGTAGAAAATAGACAAGAAAAAAAAGTTGGGTCAATTTTTTATCCAGCACCCTACCTCTCGAATGAAACAATTCCTTACTATAAAACTGCTTATGATATCGATCAACGTGAAATAATTAATGTTTATGCTACTGCTCAAAAACACATTGATCAAGGAATGAGTTTAACCCTGTTTATGCGCTCCAAGCTTCCGGAAGGCCTCTATGAATGGAAAAAAGAAGGTAATAATAATTTAACAACGAGAGATTTAAACAGATTGCGAAATTATGCTTGGAAGCAAGGAATAAAATCTCTTTATTATATTAGAACATATACAGAAGATGATGAATTTGAAAGTGTAAATAACTGTGAATCATGTATGATTTAAGGAGAAAAAATGAGTAAGAAATATTTATATTATAAAGCAATTAACTGGAATGAAATTGAAGACGAGTTAGATAATGCAACTTGGGAAAGAGCGACCTCTCTCTTTTGGTTAGATACGCGTATTCCAATAGAGAATGATAAAGAAAAATGGAACAATTTAAGTACAGAAGAACAAAATTTACTTAATAAATCATTGATTCTTTTAACTAATTTGTCCACGTTTCAGTCTATAGAAGTATGTGAAGTAATCCGTAATAGTGCGCGCTCACAGCAAGAGGTAGCAATTTTTAATAATATTCAGTTTACTGAAATGGTAAATACAAAAGCATATAACAAGGTTCTCAGAGTCTTTAATAACAATCAAAAACAGGTGGATGAATTATTCACATGGGTAGATAACAATGAAAAAGTACAAAAGAGACTTGAGACGGTTGAAGCTGTATATCGGACAAATGATCCAATTAAAAAAAGGTTTTCAGCCCTATGTGTGGAAGGTATTTTAGTTTATAGTCAGTTAGCAAACTTATTGTCTTTTTGGGTTGAAAAAAAGTTTGTTAATTTAGGTGAGATGATTAAAATGATTATCTTAAATGAATCACTTCACTGTATTTACTTGACACATAAAATTACACTTTTACTGGAAACAGCTAGTGAAGCAGATGCGGCTCATTTTAGGAAATGGGCTCTGGAACAAACTATTTTAACAGTCAATCAAGAAATAGAACTGATTTCAATTACTGGCCTTAATAATTATTTAAAAAACATAGCTATTAATTTAATTAAAAATGAAGCAAATACTGTTTTAAGTAGCTTAGGAATAGAGGAACACTTTTCAGTGTCAGAATCTACCTTGAAAAATATTTATCCAGTATTGAATAGAATAAGAAAACATGATCTAACTCCGCAAAATGTAAAGCAAGTAAAACAAGTAGAATTAGAAAAAGTGATGTCAGACGATGACTATGATTTTTAGGAAGGGGTTATAATATGTTATATAAAACAATGAATTGGCAGACTGTAGAAGACGAATTTGATGAATATGTTTGGGATAAGGCAACAGCTCAATTTTGGCTTGATACGCGCGTTCCTGTATCTAGTGATTTGTTGGACTGGAAGAGCTTATCTCCAGTAGAGCAAGAAGTAGTAAAAAAGGCAGTTGGAGGGTTAGCCCTACTTGATACTCTTCAGTCAGAAGAGGGAATATATGCCATCAAGAAAAATGCTAGAACACAAAAAGAGTTAGCTGTATTAAGTGACTTTACATTTATGGAATCCATCCATGCCAAGACTTATGGTACTATTCTAATCTCTCTAAATACTTTTAAAGAAATTGACGAAATATATGATTGGATGAATAACGATCCCTATATGCAATTTAAAGCTGAAAAAATAAATGAAGTATACCAAAATGGTACACCTCTAGAAGTTAAAGTAGCGAGTGTATTTCTTGAA
This window encodes:
- a CDS encoding ribonucleotide-diphosphate reductase subunit beta, whose product is MSKKYLYYKAINWNEIEDELDNATWERATSLFWLDTRIPIENDKEKWNNLSTEEQNLLNKSLILLTNLSTFQSIEVCEVIRNSARSQQEVAIFNNIQFTEMVNTKAYNKVLRVFNNNQKQVDELFTWVDNNEKVQKRLETVEAVYRTNDPIKKRFSALCVEGILVYSQLANLLSFWVEKKFVNLGEMIKMIILNESLHCIYLTHKITLLLETASEADAAHFRKWALEQTILTVNQEIELISITGLNNYLKNIAINLIKNEANTVLSSLGIEEHFSVSESTLKNIYPVLNRIRKHDLTPQNVKQVKQVELEKVMSDDDYDF